Within the Eucalyptus grandis isolate ANBG69807.140 chromosome 1, ASM1654582v1, whole genome shotgun sequence genome, the region AGAGTCAACATCACTTAATCTCATTCAGGTCTGCTTTCTCCGTACATCCCCTGCAATTTGCTGCACTGTTGCATTATCTTTAATGGGTGGTTTGAATAGTTGCTATTGGTGACTTGCAGCTCTGGAAGAAATTTAGGAATAGTGATAAACCTCCTGCACATTTGGGCTCTAGCAGGGACTATAATGTTGACATGGTCCCCAAGGTATAATTCTGAACTTGGTTCATTGACCTACAATTTAGGCTCTTGCAGATTGTTTATATTCTCCTTATCGGTTCTTTGCTGACCAGTGCTTCTGTGTAGTTTATAATGGCAAATGGTGCTCTGGTGCGAGTCCTCATCCATACAGATGTTACCAAGTATATGTACTTCAAAGCAGTGGATGGCAGCTATGTCTTCAATAAGGGAAAGGTATGGAGATAGACCGTATATTGGAACATTTGCAAAATCATTGCAGGTCTGCctagttttcctttcttcttcaacaataTGGTACGGCCAATTACAGGTTCACAAAGTGCCTGCTACTGCTATGGAAGCACTTCAAACTCCACTCATGGGCATGTTTGAGAAGTATCGAGCTCGAAAGTTCTTTACATACGTTCATGATTATAATGAAAATGATCCAAGGACGCATGAGGGGATGGATCTGACACGTGTGACAACAAGAAAACTGATAGCGTATGTTTACATGTTTTCCTGGGTTGACATGTCATTTCCATCTCTGTATACAACGTTAATGCTGCACTGCAATTGCAATGTGTTTTGCCTAGAATTTCCCATTCTCACAACTGATCAAATGATAGCTAAGTTTGCTAGATGAGTACGGTCTTATACCACTTTCTGTGCTACTTGTAGCAGGAAGTGGTCCTCTGCATTCCTATTTTGGATATTGTATTGTACATGATATAActtatcaaaaagaagaaaagtctaAAAGAAAGTTGGAGAGTCTTTACAGTGCTCTTACTTAAATaactctttcattttctcttcttctgcaAGATTTTGTTCCAGCTATCATAATGAGTAGAATGATAATAGCTGGTGGAACTGTGAGCCCTTGGTCATTTTGCTTCTGTTTTTCGAACAGAAAATATGGTCTTGGTGATGACGCCATTGAATTTATTGGTCATGCCTTGGCGCTCCATAGAGATGATCGATACCTGAATGAGCCTGCCCTGGATACTGTCAAGAGAATGAAGGTGAATGATCCTGTTTCCCAGAGCAAACATCTTTCTTATGCTCGTAAAGAgaaatttttcccattttgttTGGAGATCTTTAAATTGACATTCCTCCTCTCCCTTGGCCACTTGATAGCTCTATGAAGAGTCATTTGCTCGTTTTCAAGGAGGATCTCCCTATATTTACCCCTTGTATGGGTTAGGAGAGCTCCCTCAGGTACATCTAGTGTCATAGATGCATGTCCAAGCCGCTGCTGCAGTTTTGATATACCGGATCAAATTCATTACTGATGCCTGACCGTTCACTTTGGATTATATttaacttttttcctttgtaacCCAGGCATTTGCACGGCTTAGTGCTGTATATGGTGGGATTTACATGCTGAACAAACGGGAATGCAAGGTAATTGGGTCATTTGGTTCTCATTTATATCTGGACTggtaaatatatatgtattctCTGCCAATATCATGAAAATGGTGTTTACTAGTTAAATTTCAAGTTAAATCTGCTACTTATAGggaaataaatgttgttttatTTTGCTGTTATTGCAGGTGGAGTTCAACGATGAAGGCCAAGTCATTGGTGTCACATCAGAGGGCAAAACTGCCAAATGCAAAAAAGTTGTTTGCGACCCTTCCTACTTGCCTAACAAGGTAATGAATATGATACTGCATCACAATCATCACAGCGTATAAGCGAACTTATGTCAGAGTTCAGTTTGTTTGATGTAAGTGGTGCTAGCTCAGGCAGTCTAGCAAGTATATTGATTCCGAAAGAtcattaagggtgcgtttggttatgtttcgtttaaaaattgttctagggaatgtaaataaaaaagtgtttttgttcctaggaacaatttctcgaacaaaaaaacgcgtttggtaaacttcttccggaacaaaaataaatagaaacacgtttggtaaatttgtataatttttttatttcttttattttttaaatatttttattttatttttctattttcttatttatttttcctttttttttttttttcttctttggccggtcgccggcctcggccatggccggcggcctcggccatggccggcgaccggccggcggcctcggccatggccggcggcctcgcccggcccaccacggcgaggctcgccggccccggcgaggccgagccggccgtggccgggcgaggctcggcccgcccggccgggcgagctcgagctcgcccggatccggcaaggccgagctcgcctgggccgccgagctcgccggccccgggcgagctcggcctcgcccggccgggagGCCGAGCcggccgtggccgggcgaggctcggcccgcctcgggcgggcgagctcgagctcgcccggcggcggcgaggcttggcctcgccggccaccgccagcgacgccgactggcggtggccggcaaggccgagcctcgccgccgccgggcgagctcggcctcgccggccgtggcggctcggcctcgccggatccgggcgagctcgagctcgcccggccaaggcaaggccgagcctcgcccggccacggccagctcggcctcgccagggggccggcgagcctcgccgtggccgggcgaggccgcggcCCTCGTCACGGTCGCCAgaagccatggccaaggccggcgaccgaccaaagaaaaaaaaaaaaaaaaaagaagaaaagaaaaaaaaaaaaaagagaagtatttctagattttgtttttaaacaagaaacaactttttgtgtttcttgtttcttttcttttttgttcccgagaacaaaagaacaaaaaaagaaaacgcacacaaacgcgtttactgttctgggaacagaaatagggtGTAaagccaaacgcaccctaaggtGCGCAtggtttcatttctttttttttcccatgaaacgagaaaaaaaaaagtgtttcgttcGGAACAGTTtcaacaaaagaacgcgtttggtaagtgtaaaaaaaaactgttcttggaataaaaaagaacagaaacatgtttggtaatctGCAGTCACtgttcttagaatagaaaagaacgtaaacacgtttggtaaacgacaaaacaatttctgttttttttttttttaataaagtttaaaattgatattaaattgtcattcttatgaaatgctcattaattttattttgttcatggttagtgaagacaaacatttttagcatgatcatatggcatatttcgtataaaattttgtaattaaagtTTGTATCTAGTAAATTCAAGTACAACCACGCCGCACCCCGACTTGGCCTAAATCTCCCCCTTGGTGGTGAAATCGTCCTTCAACGCTCTCGCCACGTGCTTCACCAGCCTGTCCATTCCACATCACCATGagcaacaaaataacaatcgaAGGAAACCACATCACCAGcctattcattcaaaatcaccAGCCCCCGTCCACCTCGCTAGAGCGTGCAAGCTAGAAAGCTGACGAGCAGCCGAGCGAAGCCGCCGCTAAAGCGCTGCACGAAAGAACTGAGCCGCAAAGAAGAGCTCGCTCGAGCAGCTCGAGCTGCTGCAGCTAGCTCGCTGCTCGAGCAGCCTCCACTCGCTGAGCCGCAGCTCCAGCATCGCCGCCGAGTACTGAGCCGCAGCTCGAGCCGCCGCAGCTTGCCGGAGTCGAGCCGCCGCCGAGCAGCTCGAGCCGCCGCAGCTCGGCGGAGTCGAGCCGCAGCTCGCCGAGCTACCGCTCCAGCAGCCGCAACCGAGCTCAGCaaagagctcgagctcgagcgaGCGAAGGGGGAGGCAATGACGAGCCgcagctcgagcgagcgttgcCCTTCGGCGCGGGAGATCCGGGCGAGCAACGCCGCTCAAGCCTTGAGCGAGCAATGCCGCCaatgctcgcccagatccgcgGGCAGATCTGGGCCGAGCAACGCCGCTCGAGGGACGGCTCGccgcgccgaagggggagcaaGGCCGACCGGAGAAGgagcgccgaagggggagcGACGCCGACCGGAGGAGGAGGGCCGAACGGAGAGCAACGCGACCGGAAACGTACCGGAGTCGCCGgagtgaggagtcgccggagagtTAGCCGAGTGGGAGCCGCCGGAGAGATGGAAGACATGCCGGAAACGGAAGAACGAAGCTTCAGCCGAGAGGAGCGACGACGAGCACGCACGAAGAGTTCTTCGCTTTGTTCcgaatttgttcttttgtttctttcgtttttgttcttttgttccgtcgaagaagtgtttcttttcaaaagaaacaactttttttttatttctttttttctgttcctatttcgttccgaaacaaaaaaaaaaaaaaaaaaaggaacaaaaacgcaaccaaacgcgtttctgttccttttttgttcccgggcacactttccgtacaaaAATGTGCcggaaacgtttccatgcacgccctaagcGATCTTTCACGAGACTATTGTAGATTAAGAATTTTGTGGAGTTCGTTGAATAGGTGCATATCACTTCTGTCTGTCAGATTCTTTGCATGTAGATCTTGTGTGCGCATGTGCTGCAGACCCTCTTGTTACTGATAAAAAAGATCATTGTTGCTCCATGCATTAGTGCCTATGGTGGCTGACATAAGATTCATTTTGCCACTAAGATATGTCTACTTTCTCTGGCCTAAAGGCCCTAAACCTCGCAAATGTTTTACACCCCACCCTCTCAGTcgttttcttttactttttaaagatAGTAAGAACCAGTAACAAGCCCCGATAAACACGAAGGCATGCggatacctttttttttccctcttgcaACAAAAGGGTGGACGTTGTACTCAGTGGTAATATGTAATCTTGTACAGGTTAGGAAAGTTGGGAAGGTTGCCAGGGCAATCTGTATCATGAGCCATCCAATCCCAAATACCAATTATTCTCAGTCAGTGCAGGTTATCATCCCACAGAGACAGTTGGGTCGCAAGTCAGATATGTAAGGCCTCGAGTACACTAATTGGATATTACTaactatattttcttatttttgttttatttgaatgtCTGTTTGAGAAATGAAGGCGGAAAATGCAAATCTAAATGTTTATTGTCCAAGGAGAGATAGCTTCTCACTTTTCCTTTTAACTGCATTTGTTGTATTTGAGGTGGGAAGGGAGATGAATGTGAGCGTAACAAGTTAAGTATCTGTCCCATGAGATCAATGATAACTCTACGTGAACTATCATTTTAAGTCAGGATCAGAATCTGCTTGATACACATTTCACTTCTAAACACTATTTGATACTTGCATTTTAGAACTTGAATTTCACAGATGGTTCCATGCGCCTGCTTAACAGGTTGGCCTTAAATTACCAATGGTTAATGAAATCTGTTTTCACGGCCTTCTGATTATCTAAGCATTATTCCATGGTTTCAACTCTTTGTTCAACTATGCCCCTGTTTGAGCAGGTATCTTTTCTGTTGTTCAAACTCTCACAAAGTCGCACCAAAGGGcaagtttattgcatttgtTTCGGCGGAGGCTGAAACTGATCGACCTGAGATAGAACTGAAGCCAGGTGTTAATTTGCTGGGGCCCGTTGATGAGATATTTTATGACACTTATGATAGATATGAGCCAGTCAATGAATCTTCTGTTGACAACTGCTTCATATCAAGTGTGAGTTTGTTCTTCTCTCTGTGTGTGATGTATATGTGGAGTTCGGAAGCTTTTAATTGTATTGACATTATGTTAATCTCCTCTTGCTATACCTGCAGAGTTATGATGCCACAACCCACTTCGAGTCAACTGTTAAGGATGTGCTTAACATGTATACGAAGATCACTGGAAAGGTAAGAATTACTTCTTGGAAATGTCCTGCTATCAATTATGATGCGAGCATGAGATAATCTTTGGCAAGTTTTCACGTGGGTTGGAAGCTTTCGAGGACTCTTTGGAAGCCATTAATGTTAGAACTGCTCGGGTCTACCCTTCTTGTTAATTATACCTGATCATTATGCATTTTTGTCTGTTTCCCTCAGCCTTTAAGTTATGATCTAATGTTTTTCTCGACAAGGTTGTCGTGCATTTAGCCTAGTTACATGATAAGCCCTGCCATGCCCTCCCCTTTTTCTTGTGTCCATCGAGTGCAATCTCGACTGGTCTGGTTAGACGGCTGTTGGCTATTTGCTATGCAGTAAAAGTTCTCAACTTTCGGACCTACGTTCTAGCCCCATGAAACCTGCCCAAAAATTCCTCCTGCTGCACATTTATTCGTTTCCCTCTGCTAACCAAGTCTATAGTCCCCTTCAATAAACTATAAAAGATGTcctgaaaatgtaaaattacAGCAAAGAAAGCATTATTGACAAGTGTAACATTTTGAATAGGACAGGAAATACCAATTAGAGATAGTACTATGTAATTGTTAGATTCTTTGGCAGAAGTTAATAGGCAAAAGTGTTTGTTAAAAGGCAAAAGTATGACAAACGGCTGATATTGCTTTGAAATGATTGAAGATCATATAGAAGTTATTTTTCAACTCTTAACATTTTCCATAGCAGCAATTCAAGCTTCCTTGCTAAGATATTGAAGGGGagagggggggagggggagatgCTGacaaattaacattcttctGGGCAGGTTCTCGACCTCAGTGTGGATTTGAGCGCTGCCAGTGCTGCAGAGgaatgagaaaaagagaggaggttCGGCGTATGCATTGCTAGTAGCTACTGCCTGGTTTGGAGCTCTCAGACATCAGTCTTCATTGTCGATGAATCTCTAAAACGTGTATCTGGTTATTCTATATACTGTCAACTGTGATAATACATGTAAGAATTTACATTGTGCAATGCTTATATAAAATGCTAGTCGTCAGTGTCTGCTTGATAGTCTCCTCCAAAGATGAAACGGGTCCATGGCCACATTACTGAAACATTAGGCGATCAATGTGACTGAATGTGACAGACTTGATAGCACCCTTTTTCCAACTCAAACAATATGGACATTGTGTAGACATGGATGACCCAGCTCAAGAAGCCATCTAGGTCTCATTCTCATTATTCCATGCACCGAGCTAATGCGAGCCGAGTGCATGGGTGCTGTTTGATTTGTGCATGCGCAGAGAGGCGGCCATTGAAGCTCGGATGAAGCAGTGGCAATTGGTAACAATCGTCCTCATGCTCGCTTTCGTCGCTTTGAGAGAGACCCTCTGATCTCTAGCTTTCCCTGACTCGTCTTTTTCCCTCTCCAATGTGAAGCAAAGTTTAAGGTTCACGAGCTGCGAAGGGACCTCCAGACCGAGCTTGCCCTCCTTCGCGTCACCCAAGGTCACCGGAGGTGCGCCGAACATGCTCTCCGACATGTAAGTCCAGGTCTGCGTCCCGTATATATGGGCGATCGCGTGTTCTACAGCTTTTGCTCGAGAATGCAATTGCATTAGTGAAATAATAAGTAGTTTGAGCTAATTTGACAGTCTCTTTGGCTCGGCAATGAGTAGATGGTTTTGAGTTCTAAAGAGAAATAGATGAGGTATTAATTGACTGTGTTAATCATCGTATTGCCACCTCCTATGCTAATTTTTGGCTATCTTCCCACTTATCCGAACGTCCAACGATCTTCCACTTTCTTCATGCATCTCCCATTGATATCTTTTCGGTCAATTAAGGCCATTGTACAAATCTGTAATTCCTTTTACTATCAAAATTTCGTCTAATAAATGACATTAATGACATTGTAAATTAGGAATAATATTGATGAATCAGCATAGAGACCGTTTACCGATAACCATTCAATATCCTAATGAAAATTTACTAATATCCGAGCATTGAGATGCGGActcctggagtgccataacttggtagAAAGGGACACtttaagtgttataactttcgaaatgtacatttaagtgccaaaattggagcaaagtGGATcgccaaattgcatacgtggcatttttctggcgaagcgagtgcaaaatgacgccattttacacgccgacgtggcaaaataatgtaaaaacgacgtcgttttgggttgacgtggtaaaaaataatataaaaattaattaaattaaatttagttaaatatttaaaaaataataattttaatattttaaaagggGGGGAGAGGGGGGAGAAGGCGGCTAAAGGCGTCACCGGGAAGGGTTGgcaacggagggggagggttggccgggggTCGCCGGGCCCGACTAGGGGTTGGCGATCCCGGTGACCGGCGatgagggttgcggccctcaccAGGCGCCCCCGGCGGCaacggcccttggcccggctaggcgagggccaccgccctcgcccgatccgatCGTggagggggggagggggaggaggaagagggaggcgGCAGGTGGTGGCGGGGCCGTCGGCCCTGACCCGGGCTCGGTggcccggccgaccctcccccacctttcggcgacggcggggaggcgatGGCGATGAGGGCTCGGTCCTCACTTTTGTCTACCGCCTTCCtcctatgtttttttattttatttaaataataataataataatataaattatattattatttttgttttaaatttaatttaatttaattttatattatataaaattcaaattatgccaaaacgacgtcgttttggctgATTTAAAGCTCTATTTTGGATGACGTCAcccgaaacgacgtcgttttttgGTAAATTAGAGTTGACTTAACTCTCGGCGAGCCACCTAAgtaagaaatattaatatttaattgccatGTATGATTTTCGGCTGGCTTCACCAGAAATAGAGCTTAGGTGTccaacttttcttcaaatgtggcacATAAGTATACCTTTtgaaagttatggtacttaaatAACCATTTGTACTTGTAGTGTTGTTATCCCTCCGAGCATTACAGCAGCCGAATCCATTTTGGAATTGGTAATTGCATTGCTTGTGAAGTATGTGTCTGTGTACGTCTTGTAGATCTACCTGGTGTTGATTGcaaattgtaaatttttcaacacttaattttcatttttaccaAATAGGCTCGTTAGTCTCTTAATAGGATAACCGAAAGTCGTTTGTTCAGAATTACAcaaattcttttattctttttaatttattattttctttttcttacaaaTGGATATGTATGAGTGGGTAAAAAAGCATCAgcaataaaattcaaattttctgcATGTCTTCTTTAGgtatctcattttttatttataaatctATTATGCAGGAGATTGAAAACTAGTGATTATGTTATGGATAATAAAGATTTACATTTGTGAAAACTGACATGTGCATTGAAGTGttcatatgtgtgtgtgtgtattcgAACATataagtgctttttttttttttttttttttttttttttgtgccggaGATTGAAATTGGGAGTTGACTCGGGTTTATATCCACCAAGTCATCTTGCATTATCCGGCCCTCCTTCGTGGTTAGTTGGGCTCTTAAGAAGCCCCGAAATCGGGGAAAAGCCCATTGGAAATGGCGAAATCATGAGTTCCTTTTTAGGCCATAAATCAACTATGGCAAACTAAATGAATTGAGCCATAgttttaatttaggaaaatatcaCCAAAATTCAGTACATCCATGTCACATCTAATtcgcaatttaatttttgtgtcacaaaacaTCCTGAATTGGTATATCTTTGGCAAATCTATCCTCGTTATTTCGTGGAAATATATGTGGCGAGAAACACGGATGCAACATGAATTCGATGTGGAAATTCCACATAAataaacggcatcgttttgagCAAGTTAGATCTGAAAAATAATCAGCTGAGATTGGAAAATCTGCTAATAACCCTAAGAGCTCCTTCacatttcaaaatatatgataaaatccttaattttctttaaattttccctaaaattgGGAAATCTACTAATTTTGCTCTAAGAGTTTCCTCATGTTTCGAAAATCTgttaaaattcttaattttacCTCAATTTCGCCAAGAGATTTTAATAGATTTCTCACGggcatattaaattaaattggagatttttttttttttcagctatTAACCCTTTCAATTAAACCTTATTATTACCCAAGTCGTGCACGCTGTACAACTCCCATCAAGAGGTGGTAGAGACTATTTAGTCACGCGTGTTGACTCCCACTAGTGTCGTGGCTAGGATCCAACTTTGTACATCATTATAGTTCAAGCTGAAAAAGTTGTGGAAAGGGAAGCTCGCTTCAAAAATACCATagaaataattactaaaatgcTTTGAGAAACTTTAGGGTAAATTCGGAAACAATTGAACCGTTAAGATCCCCAAGTAATTTTACCATGTGGTGAGATGAAGAGTGAAGTAAGAAAGGCATGGTACAATTAAGTGTGTAGTTAAGACTACAATTTTATGTTGAACAATCCAAATATATACAATTGTCGATTTAGATGAGTTTCATAACGAGAAATGGCATGATTCTTCCATAAGAATTATTGCCGAAAAGGCTCGgattatgtttggtaaatctTTATAGGATAACAAAATATCATATAAAGTGATTGATGACATTCTCTAAATAAATTTGGGTTATAGGGTGGGATGAATCTGgcttgaatattttctttattaaataACTCAAtagtttttcttcaaaagatgaaGGGATGCATCTGGCTTTGCCGGTCATTGCTCAAGAACCGCCTCCACAACAGACCACCATATAATTGATGTTGCCTCCAATCATCGCCAATTGTCATTGCTAACCGGCCGATCTTGTCCTAATGAATGAGGGTAAAAAGGAGAAGTTATATGTCACATGGTGAATCATCTCTCACCCGATGAAGCCGAATAGGGGTTTAAGGCTTGTAGGTGGAGATGGAAGTGGACTTGGCAAAGGAGACAAATCCAAGGAAATTGAAGAGAATGATGCTGGTGAGGCAGCTTTAGATCTACATATTGCGGAAGATTACATTAAGCAAGtgaaattttcgaaaattttaattttttaaatttctatctTAAATTACACCAAACATATTATGTAATTTTCCATAATTCGGACAATATTATGAGTTTTTCTAATCTCACTTTATCATATCTTACCCCAATTTGAATCCAAACAGCTTTAACAGTAGAATTTGGAccacaagttttaggacttgttcATGCTATAAACAAGAGTTTGTActtctctcaattttctttcttatcgTGTTTTAACAAAACCAAGATTAATTCGAAAAGCAGAAGTGATTCGTTAAATGGGTActcttattattaattttttttttcaaaagaagggaaaattacTTTGGGGGCGACAACATAAGCTTAAATCACGCATTGCTCAAAGCAAATCCTTCGCTGCCTCGTGGTCCATACTCTATAATGGACCGAATGAATCACCCCAAGAGCGAATAAGCATCTCCGCTTTATTGAAATCAGGTCATATATTCACTCAGTCCCCCAGGCATCGAGTTCACGAAGACCTTTTCACCTACGTCccaatattatattaaaaaaacaagaaagaaagaaagaaagaaagaagaagaagagaaaattaaaaaaaaaaagaaaaataaattgcagaaaaaaaaaaaaaaaaaaaaaaaagagaggagcaGGAAGCAGCTGAAATCGACAAGCTTTATTATATTGATGCCTCATTGCCTCCCCTACTGCATAATCAAACGG harbors:
- the LOC108953816 gene encoding guanosine nucleotide diphosphate dissociation inhibitor 1-like; protein product: MDEKYDVVVLGTGLKECILSGLLSVDGLKVLHMDRNDYYGGESTSLNLIQLWKKFRNSDKPPAHLGSSRDYNVDMVPKFIMANGALVRVLIHTDVTKYMYFKAVDGSYVFNKGKVHKVPATAMEALQTPLMGMFEKYRARKFFTYVHDYNENDPRTHEGMDLTRVTTRKLIAKYGLGDDAIEFIGHALALHRDDRYLNEPALDTVKRMKLYEESFARFQGGSPYIYPLYGLGELPQAFARLSAVYGGIYMLNKRECKVEFNDEGQVIGVTSEGKTAKCKKVVCDPSYLPNKVRKVGKVARAICIMSHPIPNTNYSQSVQVIIPQRQLGRKSDMYLFCCSNSHKVAPKGKFIAFVSAEAETDRPEIELKPGVNLLGPVDEIFYDTYDRYEPVNESSVDNCFISSSYDATTHFESTVKDVLNMYTKITGKVLDLSVDLSAASAAEE